The following are encoded together in the Naumannella cuiyingiana genome:
- a CDS encoding FadR/GntR family transcriptional regulator, with protein sequence MELGKPAVSGEIARRLITAISVGAYSPGERLPAEREFAQRLGIARDTLRQALHEVAALGLVEVRRGRAGGTYVTMLDWATIAPEVAKHTLENELPAMRQLFDFRCLIEGTIARAAAQRRTARDLTKINRLLAEFRASDSMITARTLDRRLHGAIAAAARNEHLTDLSARLTARVTLGFGAEPYEQGFFDRALGDHVRLVELISAGDADAADRCATEHFRITLETMQAALRRAVRASSTGS encoded by the coding sequence ATGGAGCTCGGGAAGCCGGCCGTGTCGGGCGAGATCGCGCGCCGGTTGATCACGGCGATCAGCGTGGGCGCCTACTCGCCGGGCGAGCGGTTGCCGGCCGAGCGGGAGTTCGCCCAGCGGCTGGGGATCGCCCGGGACACCCTGCGCCAGGCGTTGCACGAGGTGGCGGCGCTCGGGCTGGTCGAGGTACGCCGGGGGCGCGCTGGCGGCACCTATGTGACGATGCTCGACTGGGCCACGATCGCACCCGAGGTCGCCAAGCACACCCTGGAGAACGAGTTGCCGGCGATGCGGCAACTGTTCGACTTCCGTTGCCTGATCGAGGGCACCATCGCCCGGGCCGCGGCGCAGCGGCGCACGGCCCGCGACCTGACCAAGATCAATCGGCTGTTGGCGGAGTTCCGCGCGTCGGATTCGATGATCACCGCGCGCACCCTGGACCGCCGACTGCACGGCGCGATCGCCGCCGCGGCGCGCAATGAGCACCTGACCGACCTGAGCGCCCGACTGACGGCGCGCGTGACCCTGGGGTTCGGCGCGGAACCCTACGAGCAGGGGTTCTTCGACCGGGCGCTGGGCGATCACGTGCGGCTGGTGGAACTGATCAGCGCCGGCGACGCCGATGCTGCCGATCGCTGCGCGACCGAGCACTTCCGGATCACGCTGGAGACCATGCAGGCCGCGTTGCGCCGGGCGGTTCGCGCGTCGAGCACCGGCTCGTGA
- a CDS encoding APC family permease, with protein sequence MSRNGSELAEFGYRQELNRTLSTTDLIVYGLVFMVPIAPWAIFGVVFNESRGMVPLVYLIGLAAMIFTAISYAQMSRAFPIAGSVYSYVGRGLDPRLGFLAGWTILLDYLLVPTLLYVFAAESMSGIFPAVPKPLWIVVFLGINTVINYLGISFTAVVNRIFLAAELIFVVIFVVMAVAAISRGVNGASFTTTPLFNPAEFSPALAAAALSIAVLSFLGFDGIATLSEEAKGGRRSAGIAMISGLILVATFFVTQTWLAALLVPGRTQFSEDETNNAFFGIVGSISSPGWEIAFLAMNALAVGIANCIAAQSATSRLLFSMARDGQLPSGLAKVNPRTKVPQRAIFLIAGITLVAGLFFVGQIDLISALVNFGALTAFLLLHVSVIAYYGVRKHSRNVVLHWLVPIVGFCIIGFVLINADPMAKIGGLVWLAIGVVVMFYYRRNGTSILPEHAATTEDSSA encoded by the coding sequence ATGAGCAGGAACGGCTCCGAACTGGCCGAGTTCGGCTATCGACAGGAACTGAACCGCACGCTGTCGACCACGGACCTGATCGTCTACGGCCTCGTCTTCATGGTGCCGATCGCGCCGTGGGCCATCTTCGGTGTCGTCTTCAACGAGTCCAGGGGCATGGTCCCGCTGGTCTATCTGATCGGCCTGGCGGCGATGATCTTCACCGCGATCTCGTACGCCCAGATGTCTCGGGCCTTCCCGATCGCCGGCTCCGTCTACTCCTATGTCGGTCGCGGCCTCGACCCACGGCTGGGATTCCTGGCCGGCTGGACGATCCTGCTCGACTACCTGCTGGTGCCGACCCTGCTCTACGTCTTCGCCGCCGAGTCGATGTCGGGCATCTTCCCGGCAGTGCCCAAGCCGCTGTGGATCGTCGTCTTCCTGGGCATCAACACCGTGATCAACTATCTCGGCATCTCGTTCACCGCCGTGGTGAACCGGATCTTCCTCGCCGCCGAACTGATCTTCGTGGTGATCTTCGTCGTGATGGCCGTCGCCGCCATCTCTCGCGGCGTCAACGGGGCCAGCTTCACCACCACCCCGCTGTTCAACCCGGCCGAGTTCAGCCCGGCGCTCGCCGCCGCCGCACTGTCCATCGCCGTCCTCAGTTTCCTCGGCTTCGACGGGATCGCCACCCTCTCCGAGGAGGCCAAGGGCGGGCGCCGCTCCGCCGGCATCGCCATGATCAGCGGCCTGATCCTCGTCGCGACCTTCTTCGTCACCCAGACCTGGCTGGCGGCGCTCCTGGTGCCCGGGCGTACCCAGTTCAGCGAGGACGAGACCAACAACGCGTTCTTCGGCATCGTCGGGTCCATCTCCAGCCCCGGCTGGGAGATCGCCTTCCTGGCCATGAACGCGCTCGCGGTCGGCATCGCCAACTGCATCGCCGCCCAGAGCGCGACCTCGCGACTGCTGTTCTCGATGGCCCGCGACGGCCAGCTCCCCTCCGGCCTGGCCAAGGTGAACCCGCGTACCAAGGTGCCCCAACGAGCGATTTTCCTGATCGCCGGGATCACCCTGGTGGCCGGGTTGTTCTTCGTCGGCCAGATCGACCTGATCTCCGCGCTGGTCAACTTCGGCGCGCTGACCGCCTTCTTGCTGCTGCACGTCTCGGTGATCGCCTACTACGGCGTGCGGAAGCACTCGCGCAACGTCGTGTTGCACTGGTTGGTGCCGATCGTCGGCTTCTGCATCATCGGGTTCGTGTTGATCAACGCCGATCCGATGGCCAAGATCGGCGGCCTGGTCTGGCTCGCGATCGGCGTCGTCGTGATGTTCTACTACCGTCGCAACGGAACCTCGATCCTGCCCGAGCACGCCGCAACCACGGAGGACTCCAGTGCCTGA
- a CDS encoding acetamidase/formamidase family protein, with amino-acid sequence MPDLLITRDRSYPGFRADREPVLTVAPGTGETVTFETDDAAYAQMEERRDLAAVDAPLNPVTGPVFVTGAEPGDVLAVKIEEITFGEYGWSIYIPGVGALAGPMGEEWMVRRVPLVDGRVQLTDAVACEFAPMIGCIGVAPADGEMSTVMPSYPSGGNMDLTDARPGSTVYLPVQVPGALLSIGDLHAVMSRGESSFIAIEAAGRASVTIDLIKDGAGLAPLRAARVDTGDEIVCVGLGDPVQDSITMAYESLFDVLTTEHGLDRNDAYVIMSALAHTELGGPTGSADPDPLHPLRAVGAVTLARIAKRHLPR; translated from the coding sequence GTGCCTGACCTGTTGATCACCCGCGACCGTTCCTACCCCGGCTTCCGCGCCGACCGCGAACCGGTGCTGACCGTGGCGCCCGGGACCGGCGAGACCGTCACCTTCGAGACCGATGATGCGGCATATGCCCAGATGGAGGAGCGTCGCGACCTCGCCGCGGTCGACGCGCCGCTGAATCCGGTGACCGGCCCCGTGTTCGTGACCGGTGCCGAGCCCGGCGACGTGCTGGCCGTGAAGATCGAGGAGATCACCTTCGGTGAATACGGCTGGTCGATCTACATCCCGGGGGTGGGCGCCCTGGCCGGCCCGATGGGCGAGGAGTGGATGGTACGCCGGGTGCCGCTCGTCGACGGCCGGGTCCAACTGACCGACGCGGTGGCCTGTGAGTTCGCGCCGATGATCGGCTGCATCGGCGTGGCGCCGGCCGATGGCGAGATGTCGACGGTGATGCCGAGCTACCCGTCCGGGGGCAACATGGACCTCACCGACGCCCGCCCGGGCTCGACGGTCTACCTGCCGGTGCAGGTGCCGGGCGCGCTGCTGTCGATCGGCGACCTGCACGCGGTGATGAGCAGGGGCGAGTCGTCCTTCATCGCCATCGAGGCCGCCGGCCGGGCGAGCGTGACGATCGACCTGATCAAGGACGGGGCCGGTCTTGCTCCGCTCCGCGCGGCCCGGGTGGACACCGGCGACGAGATCGTCTGCGTTGGCCTGGGCGATCCGGTCCAGGACTCGATCACGATGGCCTATGAGTCGCTGTTCGACGTGCTGACCACCGAGCACGGGCTCGACCGGAACGACGCCTACGTGATCATGAGCGCGCTCGCCCACACCGAGCTCGGGGGTCCGACCGGGTCCGCCGACCCGGATCCGCTGCACCCGTTGCGCGCGGTCGGCGCCGTCACCCTGGCCCGCATCGCGAAGCGGCACCTGCCCCGCTGA
- the lhgO gene encoding L-2-hydroxyglutarate oxidase: MAQPESSRIGIIGGGIVGLSTARALADRGHRVVLVEKEDGWARHQTGHNSGVIHSGLYYRPGSLKARFATEAAQTLPELCAELGVTARRTGKLVVATRPDELPRMRALAERGRANGVPVREITPGEAREREPHLVCVGALLVDSTGVADFAGLARAFAAELTARGATLRLGETVTGLLETDRGVMLQTTRGEIAVDHVINCSGLYSDRLLPDDERRRLRIVPFRGEYWTLRRPELVNGLVYPVPDPDLPFLGIHLTRGFDGHVHVGPNAVLALAREGYRRRDLAPRELADTLRFPGFWRLARRHLRYGIAETTRSLVPPAFLAGVRRMLPEVAPGDLVRSPAGVRAQLVLRDGTPSDDFVIISRPRITHVVNAPSPAATASVQIGRHLAGLVAGRA; this comes from the coding sequence GTGGCGCAACCGGAATCGTCGAGGATCGGCATCATCGGCGGCGGCATCGTCGGCCTGAGCACCGCCCGGGCCCTCGCCGACCGCGGCCATCGCGTGGTGCTCGTGGAGAAGGAGGACGGCTGGGCCCGGCACCAGACCGGCCACAACTCCGGGGTCATCCACAGCGGCCTGTACTACCGGCCCGGCAGTCTGAAGGCCCGCTTCGCGACCGAGGCCGCGCAGACACTGCCCGAGCTCTGCGCCGAGCTCGGGGTGACCGCCCGGCGTACCGGCAAGCTCGTCGTCGCCACCCGCCCGGACGAGCTGCCCAGGATGCGCGCATTGGCCGAACGCGGGCGAGCCAACGGCGTACCCGTCCGCGAGATCACCCCGGGCGAGGCCCGGGAGCGAGAACCCCACCTGGTCTGCGTCGGTGCACTGCTGGTCGACTCCACCGGCGTCGCCGACTTCGCCGGCCTGGCCCGCGCCTTCGCCGCCGAACTGACCGCTCGCGGCGCGACCCTGCGCCTCGGTGAAACCGTCACCGGCCTGCTGGAGACCGACCGCGGCGTGATGCTGCAGACCACCCGCGGCGAGATCGCCGTCGATCACGTGATCAACTGCTCCGGCCTGTACAGCGACCGCCTGCTGCCCGACGACGAGCGCCGCCGGCTGCGGATCGTGCCGTTCCGGGGCGAGTACTGGACGCTGCGCCGGCCAGAACTCGTCAACGGCCTCGTCTATCCGGTGCCCGATCCGGACCTGCCGTTCCTCGGCATCCACCTGACTCGCGGCTTCGACGGACACGTCCACGTCGGTCCGAACGCCGTGCTCGCCCTGGCCCGCGAGGGCTATCGCCGGCGTGATCTGGCGCCGCGCGAGCTCGCCGACACGTTGCGCTTCCCCGGGTTCTGGCGGCTCGCCCGCCGGCACCTGCGCTACGGCATCGCCGAGACCACCCGCTCGCTGGTCCCGCCCGCGTTCCTGGCCGGGGTACGCCGAATGCTGCCCGAGGTCGCGCCGGGGGACCTCGTTCGCAGCCCGGCCGGGGTCCGGGCACAGCTCGTGCTGCGCGACGGTACGCCGAGCGATGACTTCGTGATCATCTCCCGCCCCCGGATCACCCACGTCGTCAATGCCCCCTCGCCCGCGGCCACCG